The Mytilus trossulus isolate FHL-02 unplaced genomic scaffold, PNRI_Mtr1.1.1.hap1 h1tg000070l__unscaffolded, whole genome shotgun sequence genome window below encodes:
- the LOC134699469 gene encoding collagen alpha-2(VIII) chain-like, with protein sequence MEVIFVLFAICCINIDSVSSSDDRISRLEKLVEAQNLKIDRLENQLQSCKACINFQRSNNTSSLMSHQTLTSPNNQESEKEKEGLPNNRLHKDLDRNRRLLLSGTNGDSLPIIAFHAYLSKTETDPGHHHTIIFDSVLANSGNGYNNHTGAFTAPLGGMYVFAFTVVGYFGTRMPVQLVVNSNIVGATAGDSLSSTLYPSSSTVVVIHLNQNDACFLRTTTTTGWNVGNLYSSDWSRSSFSAWKL encoded by the exons ATGGAAGTCATCTTTGTATTATTTGCAATTTGCTGCATTAACATTGACTCTGTTTCTAGTAGTGATGATAGGATTTCTAGACTTGAGAAACTTGTTGAAGCACAGAATCTCAAAATTGACAGGTTAGAAAACCAACTGCAAAGCTGTAAGGCATGTATTAATTTCCAGCGTTCCAATAACACAAGTTCGTTGATGTCTCATCAAACCTTAACTTCTCCAAACAACCAGGAGTCAGAAAAAGAGAAAGAGGGTCTTCCAAACAACAGACTGCATAAAG atTTAGACCGAAATAGAAGATTACTGCTGTCCGGAACTAACGGTGATTCATTACCAATTATCGCATTTCACGCATATCTTTCCAAAACAGAGACCGACCCGGGGCACCATCATACCATAATCTTTGATTCTGTTCTTGCAAATTCCGGGAACGGCTATAACAATCACACCGGAGCATTCACTGCTCCGTTAGGGGGGATGTATGTTTTTGCTTTTACTGTTGTTGGGTATTTTGGTACCAGAATGCCAGTTCAGTTGGTTGTAAACAGTAACATTGTTGGAGCTACTGCTGGTGATAGTTTATCGAGTACTTTGTACCCGTCATCTTCAACCGTAGTGGTTATTCATCTTAACCAAAATGATGCATGCTTTCTAAGGACGACAACGACTACCGGTTGGAATGTTGGCAATTTGTATAGCAGTGATTGGTCTAGATCATCATTTTCTGCATGGAAGCTTTGA